The DNA region TGTCCGGAAATACAggtcttggagtctaccgccgtaacaacacgattctaccaagtttccgattatggttcatattcagtgatgtccatgggaccgcagagaggattctgataACTGATTACATTTCACAGCATTTACTGGGGAGGAtgaatgcgtggacatacctcGAAAAAACCTCGATCTTATGAAAACACATAATATTATCAACTAATGAAGTTTGTTTTCTCTCTCCTCTTCCAGTAATTACCCCCGCTCGGTGAATGCCAGCCTTCGCCGAGATGCTGGTATCGCAGAGTCCGCCGGTGTACAACTACTCGCTAACCGATTATATCGCCAAACAGTCGACCCGCTGCCGGCCGGCGTCCCTGCAGCTAACGCCACCTCCGCTGCGCCGTCAACCGACACCGTTCAACCCGTTGCACGTGCCCACACCTAAAATGCCCGCCTCGCCGCGGCGATCCTGCCTGGTGGTGCGTCCGGAGGATCTGAGCCCTGAGGAGGAGCGGCCCGAGCTCGAGCTGGACAGCCCGACGTCGCCGGATGGGCACGATCGGCGCTGCAAGAAGAAGGTGGTGTTTGCGGACGATCAGGGCGGCCAGTTGACGCACGTGCGCTTCATGAAGGAACCGTCGTACATGCCGCCGACGTGGAGTTTGCAGTTTCTGGCGCACGTCACCCAGGGCATGATCAGTCCGGTGCCGCAGGAGCAGTGGATGGTGGACTTCCGGCAGCCAGCCAGCGCGTACCTGGAGTTCCGGCAGAAGGTCGAGGAGAAGAACGTGTCGCTGGAGAACGTGATTATCAAGGAGACGGAACACTTGATCGTTGGGACGGTCAAGGTGAAAAACATTAGCTTCCACAAGGAGGTCGTGGTGCGATCGTCCTGCGACGGCTGGAAAACCCACGAGGACACGTACTGCAACTACACTGTGGTGAGTAGTTCAATGTCAGACGGTAATCCGGAATGACCTTTAGCCGTCGcgtgttttgttttgtaattgtATCCCAAAATGAATCTAATCCAATTTTTggatttctctctctctttctctccgtTGAAACGCAGGTTGGGAGCGGTGCCGCGTCCGCCTACACCGTGCACGATACCTTCTCCTTCAAGATTACTCTTCCCCCTAAGTCGAGGCGGATTGAGTTCTGCGTTTGCTTCAAATGTGATATCGGCGAGTTCTGGGACAACCATGACGTGAGTTGATTTGTCTTGTTTTTTgagctttattttaaaaaagaaaattttacaactAGGGTCACAACTATTCGCTCACGAACCGGGTGATGCCACGCCAGGAGACCAGCATCTTCTTCCCGCCCCACAGTGCcttcaacaacaacagcagtcaCAACAACAACTCCAGTacaaacagcaacagcagcagcttaAGCAACTGTGCGGACTCGCCGCACGTGGACCCTAGCGCTGAGCTGGACACGTGGCGCCACATGAGCGCGGAGAACCATACCGGACCTTACTGGTAAATTtttgcacacacacaaaaaaaaagaaggtcgTCAAAGTGTCTCTTGTCATGTCTTGGCACACAGACAACGGAAAACTAATAACCAtttgtaaaaagaaaaaaaaaactcagttcaaaaaaacaacaaaatgggAAGCAAAGAAGTAACTTTCGATTTGTGCCCGACTGATTGGAAATGCCAAACTTCTTACAAATCCATTTTACAAATTGAAAGTAGAGTTACTACAAATTAgttacgaacaaaaaaaaaggcagaTACATTGcgattcaagcaaaacaaacaaaatgtgttaagtgtgtacaaaaattttcaaaagccgctCCATAGGTTAAGGCAGATCAAGCCCCACTCTCATCACTCTGATATAATTGATAAGCTCCAcacaaatcaaaaacaaaacaaacaaaaaaaacaatatcatcGAGAATGAGCGAGTGAGCGAGAGACTCATTTAGTGTCGCAgcgattcaaaacaaaacaaaaaaccacgCGAAGCACAGCCCAAAAGCGCGCACGGAAAGGTAACCCCATCGTttctattttgcaacaaaatgtgTTCGTACCCAAGATCAGTTTTCACCCGCCCTCGAATTGGATCCCATCCCGCACAAATCCCTCCAAGTTGTACGTGTGCGTGCGTATGAGTGTATGTGTGATTGCTTCACTAACACTAACCCTACCGCCCATTGCTTCACATTTAATCCGCCGCAAACGTTCAAATTTTAGGAAAGTACCGAAAATCGTACTCAAACGACACacttaacctaaaaaaaaagtaaaattggcTCTTTTCGTAGACAAtttgtttgaaacatttttctcTTCCCGTGTATTGCCTTTTAACTAAAGAATCCCAATTAATACTaaccaaaaacaacaccaaaaaCTAACAACGGTCCAACCGGTCACGTGTTCGGTCGCAGTAAGCAATCAAAAGTGGTGTTGTGCTTCGCCCAGTGTTGTCAGCGCAGCGGTGGCGGGAAGCGTCAAGGCAAACTAGATTACAAACTATACTCTGCGCGCCAGTGAGATGGTTCACGATGCGGCGCGATCGCTGATCGCCGTTGAGGGGTCTCGTGACCTTGCGGGGTCAAGTAGGAAGTTGTAGTGATGATTTTGGACCTTATTTTAATTGCAGAAAATTTAgcaaatagattttttattgcattttatgATTTGTTTAAAATCATGTCCTTTCATTCCTTATGTCCAAAAGTACTGTTGAAATATTCGAAATCTGAATCTGTATGTAAGAAGCGTTCTTTTACGTATCgcaaaatttaggatttttttttaatttttcagttattcaatttatttttacaaatttcaaaaaaaaaatctgaacatattaaaaaaatgtaatagtcACTCATGACCTCATAAACActatttcaaaaatcgaaaagttgttttttttttttgtttttgaaataaaacagTGGCCATAtttcgaaaacggtgcacttaatcaaaatttctttcaggtatat from Culex quinquefasciatus strain JHB chromosome 3, VPISU_Cqui_1.0_pri_paternal, whole genome shotgun sequence includes:
- the LOC6046233 gene encoding protein phosphatase 1 regulatory subunit 3C-B, with amino-acid sequence MPAFAEMLVSQSPPVYNYSLTDYIAKQSTRCRPASLQLTPPPLRRQPTPFNPLHVPTPKMPASPRRSCLVVRPEDLSPEEERPELELDSPTSPDGHDRRCKKKVVFADDQGGQLTHVRFMKEPSYMPPTWSLQFLAHVTQGMISPVPQEQWMVDFRQPASAYLEFRQKVEEKNVSLENVIIKETEHLIVGTVKVKNISFHKEVVVRSSCDGWKTHEDTYCNYTVVGSGAASAYTVHDTFSFKITLPPKSRRIEFCVCFKCDIGEFWDNHDGHNYSLTNRVMPRQETSIFFPPHSAFNNNSSHNNNSSTNSNSSSLSNCADSPHVDPSAELDTWRHMSAENHTGPYCLKDSNFNEDTRLEQPRRLSTPDVVDSVTRTFNGVIPPMRRSTSCGDEMMTRGARTARSTGRNYLIRECKDGDNLLANLMNLRNIMLGQQSQQV